A stretch of the Lactuca sativa cultivar Salinas chromosome 9, Lsat_Salinas_v11, whole genome shotgun sequence genome encodes the following:
- the LOC111919511 gene encoding cellulose synthase A catalytic subunit 2 [UDP-forming]: MATNGRLIAGSHNRNEFVLINADEVGRVTSVKELSGQICQICGDEIEITVDGEQFVACNECAFPICRPCYEYERREGNQSCPQCKTRFKRLKGSPRVDGDEEEDEFDDLDNEFDLPHSDSEAMLSSRLNIGTNVSGFATPSDAYGVNPEIPRLTYGQEDDGISSDKHALIIPPFMNRAKRIHPMPFSDTASSISLPPRPMDPKKDLAVYGYGTVAWKDRMEEWRKRQNDKLQMVKHQGDGDDVDDPDLPKMDEGRQPLSRKLPIPSSKINPYRMVILMRLVILGFFFHYRILHPVKDAYALWLTSIICEIWFAVSWIFDQFPKWFPIERETYLDRLSLRYEKEGKPSELAPVDVFVSTVDPLKEPPLITANTVLSILAVDYPVDKVACYVSDDGAAMLTFEALSETSEFARKWVPFCKKFSIEPRAPEWYFAEKVDYLKDKVHPAFVRERRAMKRDYEEFKIRINGLVQMAQKVPEEGWTMQDGTPWPGNNVRDHPGMIQVFLGQNGVRDLEGNELPRLVYVSREKRPGFDHHKKAGAMNALIRVSAVVSNAPYLLNVDCDHYINNSKAIRESMCFMMDPTSGKKICYVQFPQRFDGIDRHDRYSNRNVVFFDINMKGLDGIQGPIYVGTGCVFRRQALYGFDAPAKKKAPGKTCNCLPKWCCCCFGSKKKKTKGKSKTKESSKKSKKMKEASTQIHALENIEEGIEGIDSEKTSLMPQIKFEKKFGQSPVFIASTLLEEGGVPPGATSASLLKEAIHVISCGYEDKSEWGKEVGWIYGSVTEDILTGFKMHCHGWRSVYCIPKRAAFKGSAPINLSDRLHQVLRWALGSVEILFSKHCPIWYGYGCGLKPLERFSYINSVVYPLTSVPLVAYCTLPAVCLLTGKFIVPEISNYASILFMLMFLSIAVTSILEMQWGRVAIDDLWRNEQFWVIGGVSSHLFALFQGLLKVLAGVNTNFTVTSKGGDDGDFAELYIFKWTTLLIPPLTLLIFNIIGVIIGISDAISNGYESWGPLFGRLFFAIWVILHLYPFLKGMMGKQSNVPTIILVWSILLASILSLLWVRVNPFLDRGGIVLEECGLDCD; the protein is encoded by the exons ATGGCTACCAACGGACGACTTATTGCTGGTTCACACAACCGGAATGAGTTCGTTCTAATTAATGCAGATGAAGTCGGACGA GTGACTTCTGTAAAAGAGTTAAGTGGACAGATTTGCCAGATTTGTGGAGATGAGATTGAAATAACAGTAGATGGTGAACAATTTGTTGCTTGCAATGAGTGTGCTTTCCCAATCTGCAGACCTTGTTACGAATATGAAAGAAGAGAGGGAAATCAATCTTGCCCTCAATGCAAGACCCGATTTAAAAGGCTTAAAG GGAGTCCTAGAGTTGatggtgatgaagaagaagatgagttTGATGACTTGGATAATGAATTTGATCTCCCTCATAGTGATTCTGAGGCAATGCTTTCTTCACGCCTCAACATTGGAACAAATGTTTCTGGTTTTGCAACTCCTTCAGATGCATATGGAGTCAACCCAGAGATCCCACGTCTTACTTATGGTCAAGAG GATGATGGGATTTCATCTGACAAGCATGCTTTAATCATTCCACCATTTATGAACCGAGCAAAACGGATTCATCCTATGCCATTTTCTGATACTGCTTCATCTATCTCTT TGCCGCCTAGGCCAATGGATCCCAAGAAAGACCTGGCGGTTTATGGGTATGGGACTGTTGCATGGAAAGACAGAATGGAAGAATGGAGGAAAAGACAGAATGATAAACTTCAAATGGTCAAACACCAAGGAGATGGTGATGATGTGGATGATCCTGATTTGCCAAA GATGGATGAGGGTAGACAACCACTTTCAAGAAAGCTACCAATTCCTTCAAGCAAGATAAATCCATACAGAATGGTGATATTAATGAGACTCGTGATTCTTGGATTCTTCTTTCATTATAGAATCCTTCACCCTGTGAAAGATGCGTACGCTTTATGGCTCACTTCAATTATATGTGAGATTTGGTTTGCTGTTTCATGGATCTTTGATCAATTCCCAAAATGGTTCCCAATCGAAAGAGAAACATATCTTGATCGTTTATCACTCAG ATATGAGAAAGAAGGGAAGCCATCTGAGTTAGCTCCTGTGGATGTATTTGTGAGTACAGTTGATCCATTAAAAGAACCACCACTCATCACTGCAAACACAGTGTTATCAATTCTTGCTGTTGATTACCCTGTGGATAAAGTAGCGTGTTATGTCTCTGATGATGGAGCTGCCATGCTTACATTTGAAGCTTTATCAGAGACATCAGAATTCGCAAGAAAGTGGGTCCCGTTTTGTAAAAAGTTTAGCATTGAGCCTCGTGCTCCTGAATGGTATTTTGCTGAAAAAGTTGACTATCTTAAAGATAAAGTCCACCCTGCATTTGTCCGTGAACGTCGCGCTATGAAG AGAGATTATGAAGAGTTTAAGATACGTATAAATGGACTGGTGCAAATGGCACAGAAGGTTCCGGAAGAAGGATGGACAATGCAAGATGGAACTCCATGGCCTGGGAACAATGTTAGAGATCATCCTGGAATGATTcag GTTTTTCTAGGGCAAAATGGTGTTCGTGATCTTGAAGGAAACGAGTTACCACGTCTTGTTTATGTTTCTCGTGAAAAGAGACCTGGATTTGATCATCACAAGAAAGCTGGTGCCATGAATGCTCTG ATTCGAGTGTCGGCTGTTGTTTCAAATGCGCCTTATCTTCTCAATGTTGATTGTGATCATTACATCAACAACAGCAAAGCAATCCGTGAATCCATGTGTTTCATGATGGACCCCACATCCGGGAAGAAAATCTGCTACGTGCAATTCCCGCAAAGATTCGATGGGATCGATCGTCACGATCGGTATTCGAATCGAAATGTCGTGTTCTTCGAT ATTAACATGAAGGGTTTGGATGGAATCCAAGGACCGATTTATGTGGGGACTGGGTGTGTGTTTAGAAGACAAGCTTTGTATGGATTCGATGCTCCAGCTAAGAAGAAAGCCCCTGGAAAAACCTGCAACTGCTTGCCAAAATGGTGTTGCTGTTGTTTCGgatcaaagaagaagaaaaccAAAGGGAAATCGAAAACCAAAGAGAGTTCCAAAAAGAGTAAGAAGATGAAGGAAGCCTCAACTCAAATACACGCACTCGAGAACATCGAAGAAGGAATCGAAG GAATCGATAGCGAGAAAACATCACTGATGCCTCAGATAAAATTCGAGAAAAAATTCGGTCAATCTCCCGTGTTTATCGCATCAACACTTCTCGAAGAGGGCGGTGTTCCTCCTGGCGCAACCTCAGCATCACTACTGAAGGAAGCCATTCATGTCATAAGCTGTGGCTACGAAGATAAATCCGAATGGGGAAAAgag GTTGGATGGATATATGGTTCGGTTACTGAAGATATTTTAACTGGGTTCAAGATGCATTGCCATGGATGGCGATCAGTGTACTGTATTCCTAAAAGAGCAGCATTTAAGGGTTCAGCTCCGATTAATCTTTCAGATCGTCTTCACCAAGTTCTGAGGTGGGCCCTGGGGTCTGTTGAGATCTTATTCAGCAAGCATTGTCCAATATGGTATGGATATGGATGTGGTTTGAAGCCATTAGAGAGGTTTTCTTATATCAATTCGGTTGTGTATCCTTTAACCTCTGTTCCATTGGTTGCTTATTGTACCCTTCCTGCTGTCTGTCTACTCACTGGAAAATTCATCGTTCCCGAG ATAAGCAATTACGCGAGTATTCTGTTCATGTTGATGTTTTTGTCGATTGCTGTAACAAGTATCTTGGAGATGCAATGGGGACGTGTAGCCATTGATGACTTATGGAGAAACGAGCAGTTTTGGGTTATTGGTGGAGTGTCATCTCATCTTTTTGCTCTGTTTCAAGGTCTTCTCAAGGTTTTAGCTGGAGTGAACACCAATTTCACAGTTACCTCAAAGGGAGGAGATGATGGTGATTTTGCAGAGCTTTATATCTTCAAATGGACAACACTTTTGATCCCGCCTTTGACTCTTTTGATTTTCAACATCATTGGGGTTATAATTGGGATTTCGGATGCTATTAGTAATGGTTATGAGTCATGGGGTCCGCTTTTTGGGAGATTGTTCTTTGCGATATGGGTGATTTTACATTTGTATCCTTTCTTGAAGGGTATGATGGGAAAACAGAGCAATGTTCCAACTATTATACTCGTGTGGTCGATCCTTTTGGCTTCGATTTTATCGCTTTTGTGGGTCCGGGTAAACCCGTTTCTTGATCGAGGTGGGATTGTGTTGGAGGAGTGTGGATTGGATTGTGACTGA